The following proteins are co-located in the Haloarcula marismortui ATCC 43049 genome:
- a CDS encoding alkaline phosphatase family protein has translation MVLVVLGIDALDPELVDPANHPNLTLDTYQSIETINSVEGEPSTHELWPTIITGLAPKEHGLKLEDGVAWENPLLRYGSAAASYLLPDGIQTSIGAWLLNNTGEDAFRVPSTYYEKEGISTVFDGREAATIGIPNYVVDPENEDREHSLRRSLGDLFERDGSAQGGHTSSDPAAFYEQCLEMSMVRIARARRALRGGRESLIFAYTSGLDLIGHVTYDQPNLQMQAYSELDDFVGEVASDLREDDELLLVSDHGLQNGVHTHEAMVAGTSPRLVEGIDSVLDVRGAIEAELRHRDHSGPSSDSLSIKGNDTVTSQLEDLGYM, from the coding sequence ATGGTGCTGGTCGTTCTTGGTATCGACGCGCTGGACCCGGAGTTGGTAGACCCTGCGAACCATCCAAACCTCACGCTCGATACCTATCAGTCCATAGAGACAATAAACAGTGTTGAGGGGGAGCCGAGTACCCACGAACTGTGGCCAACGATTATCACTGGGCTTGCTCCCAAAGAACACGGACTCAAACTGGAAGACGGTGTCGCATGGGAGAATCCCTTGCTACGGTACGGGAGTGCGGCCGCGAGCTACCTGCTGCCTGACGGGATTCAAACCAGCATTGGTGCGTGGCTGCTCAACAATACCGGTGAAGACGCGTTTCGTGTTCCATCGACCTACTACGAAAAAGAAGGGATCTCGACGGTATTCGACGGGCGTGAAGCGGCGACCATTGGCATCCCGAATTACGTCGTCGATCCCGAAAATGAGGACCGAGAACACAGCCTTCGGCGGAGCCTCGGAGACCTGTTCGAACGTGACGGAAGCGCTCAGGGTGGCCATACATCATCCGACCCGGCAGCGTTTTATGAACAATGTCTGGAGATGTCGATGGTTCGGATCGCCCGAGCACGAAGAGCACTCCGAGGTGGTCGAGAGAGCCTCATATTCGCTTACACGAGCGGACTTGATCTTATCGGACACGTTACCTACGACCAGCCTAACCTCCAGATGCAGGCCTACAGTGAACTCGATGATTTTGTCGGCGAGGTGGCCAGCGACTTACGCGAGGACGATGAGCTCCTCCTCGTGAGCGATCATGGGCTTCAGAACGGTGTCCACACCCACGAGGCGATGGTGGCAGGCACGTCACCGCGTCTCGTTGAGGGGATAGATAGCGTTCTCGATGTTCGAGGAGCAATTGAGGCGGAACTTCGTCACCGAGATCACAGCGGCCCAAGTAGCGATTCTCTCAGCATAAAGGGGAACGACACAGTGACATCACAACTCGAAGACCTCGGGTACATGTAA
- a CDS encoding sulfatase, producing the protein MSTPNIVWITLDSLRSDHTTIGGYERDTTPEMADIADSGHGFDTCIAHGKSTLPSTGAILTGYAPTHTNIGIEGNAVPDGITTVAERFRDAGYRTACLSRNSYVSSATNLDRGFDRFQWLASSTIHRAGAKTLASYLWNIRSHSAGLTTDTAKHASPLLMNGVAKRWLGDFESESEPFFFYLHYNEPHRPYYPPGKYLDTFTDDLEMSGREAAKRALEIHYSLDEIVANGCDLTDEEWAALRAMYDAEIAYTDEMVGRLVSHLRSLDLGDTVVVVTGDHGELFGEWGLLSHSYVLNDAVTRVPLVINGLDESLTVDDSDIIQHSDVMRTLLEVAGVDGSDTIGVDLREEGREFAVSQRGPNTYEELLTHNPDFDYSAFHTGTLNALRTEEWRYQESGEGAELFDLADQETDVREAYPEVAESLQSDLTDWVEANGQPVSEGQQEEFSGTVQRQLRDLGYME; encoded by the coding sequence ATGTCGACGCCGAATATCGTCTGGATAACTCTCGACAGCCTCCGATCAGATCACACGACAATCGGGGGATACGAGCGCGACACGACCCCGGAGATGGCCGACATAGCTGATTCTGGCCACGGGTTCGATACGTGCATCGCCCACGGTAAATCCACACTACCCTCCACTGGCGCAATCTTAACTGGCTACGCTCCGACCCACACGAATATCGGCATCGAAGGGAACGCAGTTCCAGACGGTATTACTACAGTCGCGGAGCGCTTCCGCGACGCTGGCTACCGGACGGCCTGCCTGTCCCGCAACTCGTATGTTAGCTCTGCGACCAATCTTGACCGCGGCTTCGATCGGTTTCAGTGGCTCGCATCATCAACGATTCACCGGGCCGGTGCAAAGACCCTCGCCTCGTACCTCTGGAACATCCGGAGCCACTCAGCCGGGCTGACGACAGACACGGCGAAACACGCGTCGCCACTGCTGATGAACGGCGTCGCGAAGCGATGGCTGGGCGACTTCGAATCCGAGTCTGAGCCGTTCTTTTTCTATCTTCATTACAACGAACCCCACCGGCCCTACTACCCGCCGGGGAAATACCTCGATACATTCACCGACGATCTAGAGATGTCCGGGCGCGAGGCCGCCAAACGTGCGCTCGAGATCCACTACAGCCTCGATGAAATCGTCGCAAACGGCTGCGACCTGACCGATGAAGAGTGGGCCGCGCTGCGTGCGATGTATGACGCGGAGATCGCATACACAGACGAGATGGTTGGGCGGCTCGTCTCTCATTTGCGCTCGCTCGATCTCGGCGACACTGTCGTCGTGGTGACTGGGGACCACGGCGAACTGTTCGGCGAATGGGGATTGCTCTCGCACAGCTACGTCCTGAACGATGCCGTTACCCGCGTCCCGCTCGTCATTAACGGACTTGACGAGTCGCTAACCGTTGACGATAGCGACATCATCCAGCACAGCGACGTGATGCGGACGCTGCTCGAAGTCGCCGGCGTGGACGGGTCGGATACCATCGGAGTCGACCTCCGTGAGGAGGGCCGTGAATTCGCCGTCTCTCAGCGGGGCCCGAACACGTACGAGGAACTGCTCACACACAACCCTGACTTCGACTACTCGGCGTTCCACACCGGAACGCTGAACGCGCTCCGGACAGAGGAGTGGCGCTATCAGGAGAGTGGAGAGGGTGCGGAACTGTTCGATCTAGCCGATCAAGAGACAGACGTTCGCGAGGCGTACCCTGAGGTTGCCGAGTCGCTACAGTCCGACCTGACCGATTGGGTTGAGGCGAACGGCCAGCCGGTGTCTGAGGGCCAGCAGGAAGAGTTCTCCGGCACGGTCCAGCGCCAGCTCCGAGACCTGGGCTACATGGAATGA
- a CDS encoding lipopolysaccharide biosynthesis protein has translation MRLGKTALSHFVSQVVVSLAGFAATWLIAVVLGADGLGRYSVIVSLGFFWLVIPGNAVANAMKKRISEGDSPAGFIGGGILLNAVTTAVLGVLILAAGELLGGIVSRNRELMRVLIDYDVEIVVMLAAAVAYRTTQGSLQGQKRVATTGWLKAGERVMRTALQVGALLAAMGVAGIALGHASSLAIAAGVAFLLSERRPALPTVDQLRSLVDYAKYAWMGALRGRVFGWLDTIFLSFFVSASLIGIYEAAWGIASMLAIASSSISQTLFPEVSDLSTADGYDRIVHYLDEALAFSSILVIPGLVGAAVIGDRVLRFYRPEFDQGATVLLILIAAYLADAFASQFTNVINGVDRPDAAFRVNMVFIVSNAILNAVLIWQLSWTGAAIATALSSLLRALIGYWVLGNIVGSIHIPYRTLGTQVAAATVMAAAVSPVAMLMPPGRLGTLLLAGFGGVVYAVVLVIISARVRAKARLVMPETTL, from the coding sequence ATGAGGCTCGGTAAGACCGCCCTCTCACATTTCGTCTCGCAGGTGGTCGTTTCGCTGGCTGGCTTCGCTGCAACATGGCTCATCGCTGTCGTTCTGGGTGCAGACGGTCTTGGGCGGTATTCTGTTATCGTCTCGCTGGGCTTCTTTTGGCTGGTGATTCCGGGTAACGCTGTTGCGAACGCGATGAAAAAGCGGATTAGCGAGGGTGACAGCCCTGCCGGTTTCATCGGCGGCGGTATCCTGCTCAACGCGGTTACGACTGCCGTACTCGGCGTCCTCATCTTGGCGGCCGGCGAACTCCTTGGTGGGATTGTCTCCCGTAACCGCGAGCTCATGCGGGTCCTCATCGATTACGACGTGGAGATCGTGGTGATGTTGGCCGCGGCAGTAGCATACCGGACGACACAGGGAAGCTTGCAGGGACAAAAACGAGTTGCCACGACGGGTTGGCTCAAGGCCGGCGAGCGCGTGATGCGAACCGCTCTACAGGTCGGGGCGCTTCTGGCGGCGATGGGCGTTGCCGGTATCGCGCTGGGCCACGCCTCATCCCTAGCCATTGCTGCTGGGGTCGCTTTCCTGCTGAGCGAACGGCGGCCGGCGCTGCCCACCGTCGACCAGCTCCGGAGCCTCGTCGACTACGCCAAGTACGCGTGGATGGGAGCGCTTCGAGGCCGGGTCTTCGGCTGGCTCGACACCATCTTTCTCTCGTTTTTTGTCAGTGCATCTCTCATCGGTATCTACGAGGCGGCGTGGGGCATCGCATCGATGCTCGCGATCGCGAGTTCTTCCATCAGCCAGACGCTTTTTCCCGAGGTCAGCGACCTGAGTACGGCGGACGGCTACGACCGTATTGTTCACTACCTCGACGAGGCACTGGCGTTCAGCAGTATCCTCGTCATTCCGGGACTCGTCGGCGCGGCCGTCATCGGCGACCGGGTCCTTCGGTTCTACCGCCCGGAGTTTGACCAAGGTGCGACAGTATTACTCATCCTCATTGCGGCCTATCTTGCCGACGCGTTCGCCTCCCAGTTCACAAACGTCATCAACGGGGTCGACAGGCCTGACGCAGCATTCCGTGTCAACATGGTTTTTATTGTCTCTAACGCGATCTTGAATGCAGTTCTCATCTGGCAACTCAGCTGGACAGGTGCGGCCATCGCCACCGCGCTGTCGTCACTACTTCGGGCGCTGATCGGGTACTGGGTGCTCGGGAACATCGTCGGATCCATCCACATTCCGTACCGGACACTCGGCACCCAGGTCGCCGCTGCCACGGTGATGGCCGCTGCAGTCTCCCCTGTCGCCATGCTGATGCCTCCGGGTCGGTTGGGGACGCTGCTGCTCGCTGGCTTCGGCGGGGTCGTCTACGCTGTCGTCCTAGTAATCATTTCGGCGCGGGTCCGTGCGAAGGCCCGATTGGTTATGCCGGAAACGACACTATAG
- a CDS encoding oligosaccharyl transferase, archaeosortase A system-associated — protein sequence MSQSRGYLDDNPELESALEWAERWYHVPVLLVLLGFMLWNRVRSWENFIVDGEVLFSGNDAWYHYRSTQYVVNNWPATMPFDPWTYFPYGTSTGQFGTLLDQIVATVALIIGLGSPSEQTVAMTLLFAPAVLGTLVAVPTYLVGRRLGGRLGGVTAVTVMAFSTGGLLQRSRVGFSDHHVAEALFQILGVLGVMVAVSVAARDKPIYEQFIERDIDALRDTISWSMLAGVAIAMYLWVWPPGVLLLGILGVFFLLRLCLEYVHDSSPEHTAIAGAITMVTAAVVSASRINVLEITATAQSLLQPGLALAVGFGCVFMAWLARFMEQREYGQYVYPATVFGILAFGAVLMAVLTPDLWSFFTNNVMRIIGLTTSETANTVGEASPLRNAGVLFDRHGFAVIVAGIGGLLLLGKQFLSDDAPAEEMLVVVWAVFILLATFTQRRFAYYLVAPIAVLSGMVVGRFIRWFDFSADDGIEYYQVMTILTVLLVIVVPLFAFGTTPVEAGSTGPGPSIQGWDESLQWMEGNTPAEGAYGSGGDATLEHYGTYERQEDFDYQEGQYGVLSWWDYGHWITTRAERVPNANPFQQGTETVAPFLVAQNETQANNILDSTDEDDAKTRYIAVDWKMAETNGNLNGKFFAPATFADGVEPGDYYSRMYIQSQDGARQITFQQQAYYETMTARLYRFHGSAAEPQPIVVDWENKQTGQGAQYRGAPTNEQEPEGQRQGQIVRQFESMEQARQYVEEDATAQIGGFGDNPSERVSAMEHYRLVGSSETEAFPNNPRYQSSAWAKIFERVPGATIEGTGPANATVRAAVQMRNPATNKTFVYRQRTQTDQNGNFEMTVPYSTTGYDDWGTDEGYTNVSVRAETQYQFTAIGANNGNRTGFTGATEVTEGQVIGEDDDAATVELEPVTIQQGNGTSGESRTPMTEDAAEAGA from the coding sequence ATGAGTCAATCACGGGGCTATCTTGACGACAACCCCGAACTCGAGTCCGCCCTGGAGTGGGCCGAGCGCTGGTACCACGTTCCGGTCCTCCTGGTACTGCTCGGGTTCATGCTGTGGAATCGCGTACGGAGTTGGGAGAACTTCATTGTTGACGGCGAGGTACTCTTCAGCGGAAACGACGCCTGGTATCACTACCGGTCGACCCAGTACGTCGTTAACAACTGGCCCGCGACGATGCCGTTTGATCCCTGGACGTATTTCCCATACGGAACCAGCACGGGGCAGTTCGGAACGCTGCTCGATCAGATCGTCGCGACAGTTGCCCTGATTATCGGTCTGGGTTCGCCCAGTGAGCAGACTGTTGCGATGACACTCCTGTTTGCTCCAGCCGTGCTCGGGACGCTCGTTGCGGTTCCGACGTACCTTGTCGGACGGCGACTCGGCGGCCGCCTCGGCGGCGTAACTGCGGTTACTGTGATGGCATTCTCGACGGGGGGGCTCCTACAGCGGAGCCGCGTCGGGTTCTCTGACCACCACGTCGCTGAAGCGCTCTTCCAGATTCTCGGTGTCCTCGGTGTCATGGTGGCTGTCAGCGTCGCCGCGCGGGACAAGCCGATCTATGAGCAGTTTATCGAACGAGATATAGACGCACTCCGGGATACCATCAGTTGGTCCATGCTGGCCGGTGTGGCAATTGCGATGTATCTCTGGGTCTGGCCGCCGGGTGTGCTCCTTCTCGGGATACTCGGTGTCTTCTTCCTGCTCCGACTGTGTCTTGAGTACGTTCACGACAGTAGCCCGGAACACACGGCCATCGCGGGCGCAATCACGATGGTGACTGCCGCTGTGGTGAGTGCATCGAGGATCAACGTTCTGGAAATTACAGCAACCGCTCAGTCGCTGCTACAGCCGGGGTTGGCGTTGGCCGTTGGCTTCGGTTGTGTGTTCATGGCGTGGCTAGCTCGATTCATGGAGCAGCGAGAGTACGGCCAGTACGTGTATCCGGCGACCGTGTTCGGAATCCTCGCGTTCGGGGCCGTTCTGATGGCAGTATTGACCCCTGACCTGTGGAGCTTCTTCACAAACAACGTGATGCGGATAATCGGACTCACAACCAGCGAAACGGCCAACACCGTCGGCGAAGCCTCGCCACTGCGGAACGCTGGCGTCTTGTTTGACCGGCACGGGTTCGCTGTCATCGTGGCGGGAATCGGCGGCCTCCTCCTGCTCGGAAAACAGTTCCTCTCCGACGACGCGCCTGCGGAAGAGATGCTCGTCGTAGTCTGGGCGGTATTCATTCTGCTGGCCACGTTCACCCAGCGACGGTTCGCCTACTATCTCGTCGCACCGATTGCAGTGCTATCGGGAATGGTTGTCGGCCGATTCATCCGCTGGTTCGATTTCAGTGCCGACGATGGTATCGAGTACTATCAGGTCATGACAATTCTCACGGTACTTCTCGTCATCGTCGTCCCGCTGTTTGCGTTCGGCACGACGCCGGTTGAAGCCGGTTCGACCGGTCCCGGGCCGAGTATTCAGGGCTGGGACGAGAGCCTGCAGTGGATGGAAGGCAACACACCTGCAGAGGGAGCCTACGGCTCCGGCGGTGACGCGACACTCGAGCACTACGGCACCTATGAGCGACAAGAAGACTTCGACTACCAAGAGGGACAGTATGGTGTTCTGTCGTGGTGGGACTACGGGCACTGGATTACCACCAGAGCAGAGCGCGTGCCGAACGCGAACCCGTTCCAGCAGGGAACTGAGACAGTCGCCCCGTTCCTCGTCGCACAGAATGAAACGCAGGCGAACAACATCCTTGACAGTACAGATGAGGATGACGCGAAGACGCGGTACATCGCCGTCGACTGGAAGATGGCTGAAACCAACGGCAACCTCAATGGCAAGTTCTTCGCGCCAGCGACCTTCGCTGATGGCGTGGAGCCGGGTGACTACTACAGCCGAATGTACATCCAGTCGCAGGACGGTGCCAGACAGATAACGTTCCAGCAACAGGCCTACTACGAGACGATGACCGCTCGGCTGTACCGGTTCCACGGCAGCGCCGCAGAGCCACAACCAATTGTCGTTGACTGGGAGAACAAGCAGACAGGCCAGGGGGCCCAGTACCGCGGTGCGCCGACCAACGAGCAGGAACCAGAGGGCCAGCGACAGGGACAGATCGTCCGCCAGTTCGAGAGCATGGAACAGGCCCGTCAGTACGTCGAAGAAGACGCGACCGCACAGATCGGTGGGTTCGGCGACAACCCATCTGAACGGGTTTCAGCAATGGAGCACTACCGCCTAGTCGGTTCCAGTGAGACTGAGGCGTTCCCGAACAACCCGCGGTATCAGTCCTCCGCCTGGGCAAAGATATTCGAGCGCGTCCCAGGGGCAACAATTGAAGGGACCGGACCGGCGAACGCGACAGTCCGGGCCGCCGTCCAGATGCGCAACCCGGCCACGAACAAGACGTTCGTCTACCGCCAGCGGACCCAGACAGATCAGAACGGGAACTTCGAGATGACCGTTCCCTACTCGACTACTGGGTACGACGACTGGGGTACTGACGAAGGCTACACGAACGTGAGCGTCCGTGCCGAGACTCAGTACCAGTTCACCGCAATCGGGGCCAACAACGGCAACCGAACCGGCTTTACCGGCGCGACCGAGGTCACTGAAGGACAGGTCATCGGCGAGGACGACGACGCCGCAACCGTCGAACTGGAACCGGTAACGATTCAGCAGGGCAATGGCACCAGCGGTGAATCTCGCACGCCAATGACTGAAGACGCAGCTGAAGCGGGCGCATAG
- a CDS encoding glycosyltransferase family 4 protein codes for MTEPTRHQEHETETQEADLPNVCVVTHPLAAAGENATRSLLDILSAITSVALVTADLPADSEIRDRHELVELTQKGAGDSVVIAAFRFLLNQLRMCRVIAGRDEDVVLFFGATSYLLPIVVTRLLGKTVLVEPRGDVPLTLRLNWEQQLPDQVAAVLAGAVRALERAGFAVAHGVITYTPEMARQLDLHPESPSVYPTGARYVRTNEFCVQRPYADRDRVVGFLGRLDEEKGVRELAAVATQLPDDITFRFVGDGDLREWLEEDLAADIEAGHVELTGWVDHDKVPHALNDLELLILPSQPTEGLPTTILEALACGTPVYASPVSGVPDVVRDEETGFTIDSRESTALAAGIERILDRNDLAAISENGRTLIEREYSFDAACERYRGILRSVAGYSS; via the coding sequence ATGACGGAACCAACACGTCATCAAGAGCATGAAACGGAAACACAGGAAGCGGACCTGCCGAACGTCTGTGTCGTCACGCATCCGCTTGCCGCGGCCGGCGAGAACGCCACGCGGAGCCTGCTGGATATCCTCTCTGCGATCACATCGGTTGCGCTCGTGACAGCTGATCTGCCAGCTGATTCCGAGATCCGCGACCGGCACGAACTCGTCGAACTCACGCAGAAAGGTGCGGGTGACTCCGTTGTCATCGCCGCGTTCCGGTTTCTGCTGAACCAGCTCCGGATGTGTCGCGTCATCGCTGGCCGGGACGAGGACGTGGTCCTGTTTTTCGGCGCAACGTCGTACTTACTACCCATTGTCGTGACTCGGTTGCTGGGGAAGACCGTCCTCGTCGAACCCCGCGGCGACGTGCCGCTGACGCTCCGGTTGAACTGGGAACAGCAGTTGCCTGACCAGGTGGCGGCTGTCCTCGCTGGGGCCGTCCGTGCACTCGAACGAGCCGGCTTCGCCGTGGCACACGGCGTCATCACCTACACGCCCGAGATGGCTCGCCAACTGGACCTGCATCCGGAATCTCCGAGCGTATATCCGACAGGGGCGCGCTACGTCCGGACGAACGAATTCTGCGTCCAGCGACCCTACGCTGACCGCGACCGCGTCGTCGGGTTCCTCGGACGGCTCGACGAAGAAAAAGGTGTCCGGGAACTGGCTGCAGTTGCCACACAACTCCCCGACGACATCACCTTCCGGTTCGTTGGGGACGGCGACCTCCGAGAGTGGCTGGAAGAAGACCTCGCCGCAGATATCGAGGCCGGTCACGTGGAACTGACCGGCTGGGTAGACCACGATAAGGTCCCACACGCCCTGAATGACCTCGAACTCCTGATACTGCCCTCCCAGCCGACCGAAGGGCTCCCGACGACTATTCTGGAGGCGCTGGCTTGCGGAACGCCGGTATATGCCAGTCCGGTCTCAGGTGTCCCGGACGTGGTCAGGGACGAGGAGACCGGTTTCACCATCGATTCGCGCGAATCCACGGCACTGGCGGCGGGTATCGAGCGGATTCTCGACAGGAACGATCTGGCAGCAATCAGCGAGAACGGACGCACCCTGATCGAACGCGAGTACAGTTTCGACGCGGCCTGTGAGCGATACCGCGGTATTCTTCGTTCCGTCGCCGGCTACTCGTCGTAA
- a CDS encoding HEWD family protein — protein MAEIVTPRKRECERCGRVDEWDPDQHSWRIVTDSGTKQSGDPHCLHEWDINGTFNPLAE, from the coding sequence ATGGCTGAAATTGTCACCCCACGCAAACGCGAGTGTGAGCGGTGTGGGCGGGTCGATGAGTGGGACCCGGACCAACACAGTTGGCGTATCGTCACCGACAGTGGAACCAAACAATCCGGCGACCCACACTGTCTCCACGAGTGGGACATCAACGGCACGTTCAATCCGCTGGCCGAGTGA
- a CDS encoding sulfatase, which translates to MNNVLLVTIDSLRADHVGYHGYERNTTPQIDTYAEESSTFLNAFSHVGGTRFSFPGILSGVTPMMYGGHERISEEQTLISEVFNDAGYRTGGFHSNLYVSGKFGYDRGWDEFYDSAPDESATSKLRKWAKTNLDGTLLSLLRRGYDFLESSQGINVGSYHVPADEITDRAIQFIEESDDETPTFVWAHYMDVHHPFLPPEEYQRKFRDEPVSDDESIQLRRKYIEEPEAVTPEEHQTFIDLYDAEIRFNDAEVGRLMDAVKSTWGDDYVMALTADHGDHFLEHGYFGGARLLDVKNHVPLLINGWDDTGSYDELVGLTDLPCTLVDTAGLDIPNNWFGQSLRRLAFDGEWDRNEILGGYRDSDGYEHLRIREPEWKLIAHEDDEDDELYDLTADPEEQVNVIEEHPSRERRLRKQLDDHRQLVRATEADDVERPDMDEDVKERLRRLGYDE; encoded by the coding sequence ATGAACAACGTCCTCCTCGTTACTATCGATTCGCTACGAGCGGACCACGTGGGGTACCACGGATACGAGCGAAATACTACACCACAGATTGACACTTACGCGGAAGAAAGCAGTACGTTTCTGAACGCCTTCTCTCATGTCGGTGGCACCCGCTTTTCATTTCCCGGCATCCTCTCGGGCGTGACGCCGATGATGTACGGCGGTCACGAACGGATTTCCGAGGAACAGACACTCATCTCGGAGGTATTCAACGACGCCGGCTACCGCACCGGCGGGTTTCACTCGAATCTCTACGTCTCTGGGAAGTTCGGCTACGACCGGGGGTGGGACGAGTTCTACGACTCGGCGCCCGATGAGTCGGCGACCTCGAAGCTCCGCAAGTGGGCCAAGACGAACCTCGACGGCACACTGCTCTCCCTCCTGCGGCGGGGCTACGACTTCCTTGAGTCTTCACAGGGTATCAATGTCGGGTCCTATCACGTCCCGGCCGACGAAATCACAGACCGAGCGATCCAGTTCATCGAGGAGAGCGACGATGAGACGCCGACGTTCGTCTGGGCACACTACATGGACGTCCATCATCCGTTCCTCCCACCCGAGGAATACCAGCGGAAGTTCCGGGATGAGCCAGTGTCCGACGACGAATCGATCCAACTTCGTCGCAAGTATATCGAGGAGCCCGAGGCAGTGACTCCGGAAGAGCACCAGACGTTCATCGACCTCTACGATGCGGAGATACGGTTCAACGACGCGGAGGTCGGTCGTCTCATGGACGCCGTCAAGTCAACGTGGGGAGACGACTACGTGATGGCGCTGACCGCGGACCACGGCGACCACTTCCTCGAACACGGTTACTTCGGCGGCGCCCGCCTCCTTGATGTGAAAAACCACGTCCCGCTCTTGATTAACGGCTGGGACGATACGGGAAGCTACGACGAGCTAGTCGGGCTGACCGACCTGCCCTGCACGCTCGTCGACACCGCTGGGCTCGATATTCCGAACAACTGGTTTGGACAGAGCCTCCGGCGACTCGCCTTCGACGGAGAGTGGGACCGCAACGAGATTCTGGGCGGCTACCGCGATAGCGACGGTTACGAACACCTCCGCATACGAGAGCCCGAGTGGAAGCTCATTGCCCACGAGGACGACGAGGATGACGAGCTATACGACCTGACAGCGGATCCTGAAGAGCAGGTGAACGTCATCGAGGAGCATCCATCTCGGGAACGGCGGCTGCGCAAACAGCTCGATGACCACCGGCAACTCGTTCGAGCAACGGAGGCTGACGATGTCGAGCGCCCGGATATGGATGAGGATGTCAAGGAACGGCTCCGACGGCTGGGTTACGACGAGTAG
- a CDS encoding acyl-CoA thioesterase: MPTVLETYIENRWMVQPNHSNHLGSTHGGNVLKWMDELGAMSAMRFAGETCVTARMDQVNFKRPIPVGDTALIEAFVYDTGETSVKVRLQVARENLRTGETESTAESYSVYVAVDEDRNPVPVPDVTTETERGERLRQRALDGEANR; the protein is encoded by the coding sequence ATGCCAACGGTACTGGAAACCTATATCGAGAACCGCTGGATGGTCCAGCCCAACCATTCGAACCACCTGGGCTCGACCCACGGTGGAAACGTACTGAAGTGGATGGACGAACTCGGGGCGATGTCGGCGATGCGCTTTGCCGGCGAAACCTGCGTTACCGCGCGGATGGACCAGGTGAATTTCAAGCGGCCGATACCTGTCGGTGATACGGCCCTCATTGAGGCGTTTGTCTACGACACTGGCGAAACGAGTGTCAAAGTCCGGCTCCAAGTTGCCCGAGAGAACCTCAGAACTGGTGAGACTGAGTCGACGGCAGAGTCGTACTCGGTGTACGTCGCAGTCGACGAGGACAGGAACCCCGTTCCCGTTCCCGACGTGACGACCGAGACTGAGCGCGGTGAACGACTGCGACAGCGCGCCCTTGACGGGGAAGCGAACCGCTGA
- the aglG gene encoding glucosyl-dolichyl phosphate glucuronosyltransferase, giving the protein MRVSVVLCTHTMERYDDCRAAAESVLAQTYDDVELVLVSDGNRDVYKQYQSDFGNRDDVLTHCNDANVGLLESRNNGAEVATGDVVAFIDDDAIADEEWVAALVDAYEQQDALAVGGRMTPAWVAGKPSFLPAEFYWLIGVTHRGFGPNGDPDEPGVVRNTFGSNISFDRDVFLELGGFDDDIGGRQGEKNLQGGETELCARLRTEYDEGVYYTPEALVAHKIFDYRTDPGWLLDRAFWQGYSKRGMEVFVPESTGEESDFLSDLLFRFAPERIWGLVRAPSVAGVLQFVFLFALTAFVGFGYLYGMTVWG; this is encoded by the coding sequence ATGCGAGTCTCGGTCGTGCTCTGTACGCACACGATGGAGCGATATGACGACTGTCGAGCGGCGGCCGAGAGCGTCTTAGCCCAGACCTACGACGACGTGGAACTCGTACTGGTCTCAGATGGGAATCGGGACGTGTACAAGCAGTACCAATCTGACTTCGGCAACCGAGACGATGTCCTGACGCACTGTAACGATGCAAACGTCGGACTGCTAGAGAGCCGGAACAACGGGGCCGAGGTCGCTACCGGAGACGTTGTCGCGTTCATCGACGACGACGCGATCGCTGACGAGGAGTGGGTCGCGGCGCTAGTCGATGCCTACGAACAGCAGGACGCGCTCGCGGTCGGCGGCCGAATGACGCCGGCGTGGGTCGCCGGCAAACCCAGCTTTCTCCCCGCGGAGTTCTACTGGCTCATCGGTGTCACCCACCGCGGGTTCGGACCGAACGGCGACCCCGACGAACCCGGCGTCGTTCGCAACACCTTCGGCTCAAACATCTCCTTCGACCGGGACGTGTTTCTCGAACTAGGCGGCTTCGACGATGACATCGGCGGTCGACAGGGTGAAAAGAACCTGCAGGGCGGCGAGACGGAACTCTGTGCGCGCCTACGAACTGAATACGACGAAGGGGTGTACTACACCCCGGAGGCCCTTGTCGCGCACAAGATATTCGACTATCGGACTGATCCCGGCTGGCTGTTAGACCGGGCGTTCTGGCAGGGGTACTCGAAGCGCGGTATGGAGGTGTTTGTCCCGGAATCGACCGGCGAGGAGTCCGATTTCCTCAGCGACCTCCTGTTCCGGTTTGCCCCCGAAAGGATCTGGGGCCTCGTCCGCGCTCCCTCTGTGGCCGGCGTGTTACAGTTCGTGTTCCTGTTTGCCCTCACCGCCTTCGTTGGCTTTGGCTACTTGTACGGCATGACTGTCTGGGGGTAA